TGTTGCCAGTGTAATTCATTGTGCAACAGAGTTACGCAAGACGTAGAGGCCGTGCCAGTGGGCAGGTTAAAACCATTGCGATATCGGGCGTTTTCGCAATGAAGGATGGGAACTCCGTCGCAGGCGGAACTTCCATCAGACAGACCAATCGCAAACTTCTCAAACCACCAGAGCCGATTTTTGACTCGCTGTCTCAGGCTATTCGGCTCTCCGTACTGCTCACCGCCAAAGGTTTTTGCCTCAGCAGCAGTCCCAGCGCCACCAGAACCAGTGCTACCATCGTGCCGTACGTTGCACCAGGGCCGACGCGCGAATACAGTTGCCCGCCGCCGAGTGGTCCCACCACCTGCGCCAGGGAGCCAATCGCCTGTGCCCCGCCCTGTACCTGCCCCTGTGCTTCAGCAGGCGCGGCAATGGAGATCAGGGTGTTCTGGGCGGCACTGAACATTCCCTCGCCCACTGCGAAGAACAGCGTGCCGACGTACAGCAGCGCCGCCTGCGGGAACACGGGCAGCAGCGCCATGCACAGCATCCCGATTACGCCCACCGAGAGGCCCAGGACAGCTACGCCGCGTTCCTTCAAGACCCTGATCAAGAATGGCAACAACACGCCCTGTGCCACGATGTCGGTTGCGCCGATGATGATGAACAGTGTGCTGACCCGCGACGGCCCCCAGCCCAGGGTGTCCCGGCCCAACAGCGCCAGCGTTATCTGGAGGATGGACAGCGGCAGCAGGAACAGCACGCTGACCGTGACCAGCCGCCGCACGGCTGGAAAGGCGAGTGCACCCGACAATTGCTTGAGGGGATTGAGGTGCGCCGCGTCGAAGTGGGCAACGCGGCGCGAGGCCGGGAGGCTTTCCGGCAGCACGAACAGACCCCAAAGCATGTTGAGCAGCGACACGCCCGCCGCCAGGAACATCGGAGCGTTCAGGCTGAGGTGTGAAGCCAGGCCGCCAATCGCGGGCCCGAGGATGAAGGCTGCGCCCGTCGTCGCGCCGAGCAGCCCAAAGACCCTGCCGCGCTCCTCTTCCGGGGTGGTGTCGGCCACGTAACCGAAGAGTGCGCCGAAGCCGCCTGCGAACAGGCCTTCAACAATGCGCCCGACGAACAGCACCCACAGGCTGCCACCGATGCCGAAGAGGACATAGCCGATGGCCGAACCCAGCAGGCTGAGGATCAGGATGGGGCGGCGTCCGTAAGCGTCGCTGAGTGCGCCCAGCACTGGGGCTGAGAAGAACGAGAGGAAGGCGTAGGCCGCGCCCAGCAGGCCGATCACGATGGCCTGCTGCGAGACTTGTGGAACGTACTGGGCCACGATGAACGGCAGCACCGGGAACACCAAGCTGATGCCCATGGCGAACAGGAAGGCGGTGACGAGGAGGAATAGGAGCGGAGCTTTCTTGGCTGGCGTTTGAGGAGACTCGTGCATGCGCTCAGGCTAGGGGCGGGGGGCCAGCCAAGTCTTGAAGAAAAGCGACCTGCTCAAGTGAGGCGGTTCGCTTCAGGGTGATGAGCGCGGAACCCGCCTATCTCAGCGATCTGCTCCTGCGTCAATCGCTGGGTGGGTAGGTGGCTGGGGCGAAGTTGCGCGAACTGTCCGAAGCTGCGCGGCGTCATAGAGGAAAGCGATTTGAATTCGCGCGTGAGATGCGCCTGATCAGCGAAACCCAGTTCGTAGGCGAGTTGGGCCAGTGAGACGTTCGGGTCAAGCCACAGGCGGTTGTGAATGGCCTCGAAGCGGATCAGGCGCGAAAGGGTCTTGGCGTTCACCCCAACTTCCGCCGCGAACAACCGTTCCAGGTGCCGGGTGCTGATGTTCAACTCTTCGGCCAAGGTGCCGATCCGGGTCTGGCCGGGACTGCCGTAGAGTTTCAGGGCAATCCCAGCACCTGATTTGAGCTCCTGCCCCCGCTCGGCCAACAGGCCCAGCAGCCAGTCTTCCAGGAGTTGCCGCGCCTCGTTCCAGGCATCCAGCCGCATCAAAGCACTCATGGCACGGGTGAGCAGCGGATGGGTCAGGCTCAGATCCAGGGTGGGCTGGCCAAACTCCCAGTTCAAGAGTTGCCGCGCTCCCCAGGGATACAACTCCACGCCCAGCGCCTGAGTGGAGCCGAAAGAAACGGCCCGTAGCGGTGTCAGGGTCAGCCCTTCCAGCGAAGCACCGGGCAGGAATTCTAATGCGCCGCCTGTCAGCGGACCGCGCCAGGTGGTTCCGGCATGAAAAGTCAGGCGGACCAATTGTTCTGGCATGAAGCGGTGGTCTTGCTGGCCGATGTCGTGGTCCTCATCCACCTGCCAGTAATTCCGTACCAGGTGTCTCAGGCGAGCGTCGGGCAGGAATTCCACAGAATGCACGCCTCAACTCTGGCAGAAATGGGGCCGGGGCGCATCTGCCACTAGGGCTGGGCCGGGATATCGCATTTGTTCAAGACAGGGGGGTAAGCGCATGCTGAGCGGATGCGTCGGTTAGGCTGAGCTGGCCCTATGCTCCGATTCAGATGACCGGTTCGCTCTGGCCCGGCAGACAGAACCTGTGGTCACAGACGCTGCTATCTGCGACCATAAGCGTCCCGAGTGTCAGGGGCGAGGTTGCGCCAGCCACGCGGCGGTCTGGGTCCTGACCAGGCCGATGAGGTCACCCTGAGTCAGGTCGATGTCGATCAGGTGCAGGCCCCAGGCCCGCAGGTCACGGCCCGCCACATTGACGGTTCCGCCGAGTTCCGTGGTGCGCGGACTGCCGGGGTGCGGGATCACCCGGACTTCCAGGAAGGACACGCCGCCACGTTCGGTACACTCGCCCGTCACGAAGTCCGGCAGGGTGACGAACGGGGTGTCGATGGCCGCGCCACTCGTCCAGGGGGCCGGTCGATGCTGAACGGCGGTGAGGAGCGGGAAGGTGCGCTTGGTCGTGAAGTAGGGGTGCAGGGTGGCCTGGCCCCCCGTGAGGGCCGCCGGATTCACGCAGGCGGCATGCTGCTCTGGCTGTCCGGGTGCGGCGGCGGGAACGCGCCCAAAGGCGGGACTGTCCCCCGGTTCGGGCAGCGGTACCCCGGCAGCAAAGGCCGAGTAGCTCACGGCGCAGCCGGTCTGGTCCGCCGCGCGGCACAGCGGCACGTTCTGAAAGCTGCCGCCCACATCCTGCCCACGGGGGACGCTCACGGGCGCGCCCAGCAGCAGCGCCGACACCAGCCGGGAACGCAGCGCGGCGTCCGGCTCAATGTCCTGGGCCAGCAGACGGATCAGGTGATAGCTGCCCTGCGAGTGGCCGATCAGCACAAAGGGGCGGCCATTGTTGCTGTCCCGCAGGTAGGTCTGCCACGCTGCCCTGACGTCCTGATAGGCCAGTTCACCGCCGTTCTTCTCGAGGCCGAGCAGGGCCGGGATGGTGTTCTGGCGGTAAAGCGGCGCATACACCCGGCACACCGAGGAAAACCGCGCCGCTTGCTGGCGGGTCACGTCCGCCTCACCGCCGGGCCGCAAGTCCGCGTTGGGCGCGAAGTCCCACGACGCGGTGGGATACACGTAAAAGCAGTCCACCGGTGCCTGCGGATCGGCCTGAAAGGTCTCACGGGTCCGGGTGCCGTCCGGCGCGATGCGGGTCGCGTCCAAGTCCGTCTGGCACAGGCTGGACTGGTCCGGGCGGCACAGCCAGGCCTGCGGACTGCGGTAATCGGGGGCCGCAGCCAGACGTGGCGCGCAGCCCGCGAGGAGGCCGAGGGCCAATCCGCCCAGCAGCGGGCGAATGGCCTTGCGGTAAAAGTCTTGAATCATGGCAGGTCTCCAGTGGCTCTCAGACGGACTCTGATTGAGTGGGGTGAGGGAG
The nucleotide sequence above comes from Deinococcus detaillensis. Encoded proteins:
- a CDS encoding MFS transporter → MHESPQTPAKKAPLLFLLVTAFLFAMGISLVFPVLPFIVAQYVPQVSQQAIVIGLLGAAYAFLSFFSAPVLGALSDAYGRRPILILSLLGSAIGYVLFGIGGSLWVLFVGRIVEGLFAGGFGALFGYVADTTPEEERGRVFGLLGATTGAAFILGPAIGGLASHLSLNAPMFLAAGVSLLNMLWGLFVLPESLPASRRVAHFDAAHLNPLKQLSGALAFPAVRRLVTVSVLFLLPLSILQITLALLGRDTLGWGPSRVSTLFIIIGATDIVAQGVLLPFLIRVLKERGVAVLGLSVGVIGMLCMALLPVFPQAALLYVGTLFFAVGEGMFSAAQNTLISIAAPAEAQGQVQGGAQAIGSLAQVVGPLGGGQLYSRVGPGATYGTMVALVLVALGLLLRQKPLAVSSTESRIA
- a CDS encoding helix-turn-helix transcriptional regulator — protein: MHSVEFLPDARLRHLVRNYWQVDEDHDIGQQDHRFMPEQLVRLTFHAGTTWRGPLTGGALEFLPGASLEGLTLTPLRAVSFGSTQALGVELYPWGARQLLNWEFGQPTLDLSLTHPLLTRAMSALMRLDAWNEARQLLEDWLLGLLAERGQELKSGAGIALKLYGSPGQTRIGTLAEELNISTRHLERLFAAEVGVNAKTLSRLIRFEAIHNRLWLDPNVSLAQLAYELGFADQAHLTREFKSLSSMTPRSFGQFAQLRPSHLPTQRLTQEQIAEIGGFRAHHPEANRLT
- a CDS encoding DUF3089 domain-containing protein, translated to MIQDFYRKAIRPLLGGLALGLLAGCAPRLAAAPDYRSPQAWLCRPDQSSLCQTDLDATRIAPDGTRTRETFQADPQAPVDCFYVYPTASWDFAPNADLRPGGEADVTRQQAARFSSVCRVYAPLYRQNTIPALLGLEKNGGELAYQDVRAAWQTYLRDSNNGRPFVLIGHSQGSYHLIRLLAQDIEPDAALRSRLVSALLLGAPVSVPRGQDVGGSFQNVPLCRAADQTGCAVSYSAFAAGVPLPEPGDSPAFGRVPAAAPGQPEQHAACVNPAALTGGQATLHPYFTTKRTFPLLTAVQHRPAPWTSGAAIDTPFVTLPDFVTGECTERGGVSFLEVRVIPHPGSPRTTELGGTVNVAGRDLRAWGLHLIDIDLTQGDLIGLVRTQTAAWLAQPRP